Proteins from a genomic interval of Staphylococcus debuckii:
- a CDS encoding tyrosine-protein phosphatase, with the protein MIDIHNHLLINVDDGAQTDQEAIQLIQQAQEEGITGIIVTPHYSKRYSNFFDQVELKIIELCNLREVEKSNIKIYPGQEIRISGDLLEDIDNENVKGLNYSKYLLIEFPPNEVPHYTKKLFFDLQNKGYIPIIAHPERNLAIMQDMNLLYELVSAGALSQVTSSSLGGYFGKNIQKASIKMIEHHLVHFIASDAHHVGYRPFIMQSLFEEKKLKPLHHDMKRLISNAEAVIDNQPVTKEPPLPPKEKKGFKRFSFLK; encoded by the coding sequence ATGATTGATATACATAATCATTTGTTAATAAATGTTGATGATGGAGCGCAAACAGATCAAGAAGCCATCCAACTTATTCAGCAAGCACAAGAAGAGGGAATAACAGGCATTATTGTTACACCTCATTATAGTAAACGGTATTCGAATTTTTTCGACCAAGTTGAGTTGAAAATAATAGAATTATGTAACCTAAGAGAAGTAGAAAAGTCGAATATTAAAATATATCCTGGACAAGAAATTAGAATAAGTGGTGATTTGCTCGAAGACATTGATAACGAGAATGTTAAAGGTCTTAATTATTCAAAATATTTATTAATAGAATTTCCGCCTAATGAAGTGCCTCATTATACTAAGAAATTATTTTTTGATTTGCAGAATAAAGGTTATATTCCCATCATTGCCCATCCAGAACGTAATCTTGCAATTATGCAAGATATGAATTTGCTCTACGAATTAGTCAGTGCTGGGGCACTCAGTCAAGTCACGTCATCCTCACTTGGAGGCTATTTTGGAAAGAATATACAGAAGGCTTCAATTAAGATGATCGAACATCATCTTGTGCATTTTATCGCTTCGGATGCACATCATGTCGGCTACAGGCCATTTATTATGCAGTCACTTTTTGAAGAGAAGAAATTAAAACCGCTTCACCATGATATGAAGCGACTGATCAGCAATGCTGAAGCTGTAATTGACAATCAACCAGTAACCAAAGAGCCGCCTTTACCACCTAAAGAGAAAAAGGGATTCAAAAGGTTTTCATTTTTAAAATAA
- the pyrE gene encoding orotate phosphoribosyltransferase: MSKKIAQSLLDIGAVALSPNDLFTWSSGIKSPIYCDNRVTLGYPAVRNEIRDGLIELIQEHFPEAEIVSGTATAGIPHAAFISEKLEMPMSYVRSKSKSHGKQNQIEGAPSKGKKIVVVEDLISTGGSSLVAAEALKEAGAEVLGVVAIFTYGLAKADTMFKEADLPLYTLSNYNELIDVAEDEGKISTEDIKSLVEWRDNLA, from the coding sequence ATGTCAAAGAAAATTGCTCAATCATTATTAGATATCGGTGCAGTCGCACTTTCACCCAATGATTTATTTACATGGAGTTCAGGTATCAAATCACCGATTTATTGTGATAACCGTGTAACTTTAGGTTATCCAGCAGTTCGTAACGAAATTCGTGATGGTTTAATTGAATTGATTCAAGAACATTTTCCAGAAGCTGAAATCGTGTCTGGAACTGCGACAGCGGGCATTCCACATGCAGCTTTCATTTCTGAAAAATTAGAGATGCCGATGAGCTATGTACGTTCTAAAAGTAAAAGCCATGGTAAACAAAACCAAATTGAAGGTGCGCCAAGTAAAGGCAAAAAAATTGTGGTTGTAGAAGATTTAATTTCTACAGGCGGTTCTTCATTAGTGGCTGCTGAAGCATTAAAAGAAGCAGGCGCTGAAGTATTAGGAGTGGTAGCCATCTTCACATATGGATTAGCTAAAGCTGATACAATGTTTAAAGAAGCAGATCTTCCTCTCTATACTTTGAGTAATTATAATGAATTAATTGACGTAGCAGAAGACGAGGGCAAAATTTCTACTGAAGATATTAAGTCTTTAGTTGAATGGCGCGATAATTTAGCATAA
- the pyrF gene encoding orotidine-5'-phosphate decarboxylase, which yields MTNTNLPLPIIALDFATAEEVENFLDLFDEPLYIKIGMELYYQTGPELINRIKDRGHHLFLDLKLHDIPNTVKQAMAGLGRLNVDLVNVHAAGGTEMMRQAVEGLRSVNKDTKIIAVTQLTSTTEEMLNKEQNIQTTIEEAVLNYAKLTKQAGLDGVVCSPLEAKLLTDELGPEFLKVTPGIRPADYGQDDQKRITTPDEARKLGSTHIVVGRPITQSENPVESYHQIKESWLG from the coding sequence ATGACAAATACAAACTTACCTTTACCGATTATTGCGCTTGATTTCGCAACAGCAGAAGAAGTAGAAAATTTCTTAGATTTATTTGATGAACCGTTATACATCAAAATTGGTATGGAACTTTATTATCAAACTGGACCAGAATTAATCAACCGTATTAAAGATCGCGGACATCATCTTTTCCTAGATTTGAAATTGCATGATATTCCGAATACGGTTAAACAAGCGATGGCAGGACTCGGCCGTCTGAATGTGGATTTAGTGAATGTACATGCAGCAGGCGGAACTGAAATGATGCGCCAAGCGGTAGAAGGGTTACGCAGTGTCAACAAAGATACAAAGATTATTGCTGTGACACAGTTGACTTCTACAACTGAAGAAATGTTGAATAAAGAACAAAATATCCAAACGACTATTGAAGAAGCGGTATTGAATTATGCGAAACTCACTAAGCAAGCAGGATTAGATGGCGTGGTATGTTCTCCGTTAGAAGCGAAATTACTAACAGATGAACTTGGACCGGAATTCTTGAAAGTCACTCCAGGTATCCGTCCAGCAGATTATGGTCAAGATGACCAAAAACGTATTACTACACCAGATGAAGCACGCAAGTTAGGCTCTACGCACATTGTAGTAGGACGTCCGATTACGCAAAGCGAGAATCCAGTAGAAAGTTATCATCAAATTAAAGAAAGTTGGTTAGGTTAA
- a CDS encoding dihydroorotate dehydrogenase: MSRLNVEIPGLDLKNPVMPASGCFAFGAEFSQFYDLSELGAIMIKAATKEARYGNETPRVAETDSGMINAIGLQNPGVHHIIEHELKKLEQFDVPIIANVAGSIEEDYVYVAEHISKAPNVKALELNISCPNVKEGGMQFGVDPQVAAELTRKVKAVSEVPVYVKLSPNVTNIVEMAEAIAEYADGLTMINTLVGLRIDGKSGRPIIANTVGGLSGPAIKPVALRMVYEVRKAVDIPIIAMGGVQNAQDVIDYISVGANAVAVGTANFQNPMVCKEIIDELPALLDKLGVNHINELYRRTHEVTK, from the coding sequence ATGAGTCGATTAAATGTTGAAATTCCTGGATTAGATTTGAAAAATCCTGTTATGCCTGCAAGTGGTTGTTTTGCTTTCGGTGCAGAGTTCAGTCAATTTTATGATTTGAGTGAACTAGGCGCGATTATGATTAAAGCAGCGACAAAGGAAGCTCGTTATGGCAATGAAACACCACGCGTAGCTGAAACAGATAGCGGTATGATTAATGCGATTGGTCTGCAAAATCCAGGTGTACATCACATTATTGAACACGAATTGAAGAAGTTAGAACAATTTGATGTTCCGATTATTGCCAACGTAGCAGGTTCTATTGAAGAAGATTATGTTTATGTAGCAGAACATATTTCTAAAGCACCGAATGTCAAAGCACTTGAATTAAATATTTCTTGCCCGAATGTTAAAGAAGGCGGAATGCAATTCGGTGTCGATCCGCAAGTGGCTGCTGAATTAACACGCAAAGTCAAAGCAGTGTCCGAAGTGCCAGTTTACGTGAAGCTATCACCTAATGTGACAAATATTGTTGAAATGGCAGAAGCGATTGCAGAATATGCAGATGGTCTTACGATGATCAATACTCTAGTTGGTTTACGTATTGATGGTAAATCAGGCAGACCGATTATTGCGAATACAGTAGGCGGTTTAAGCGGACCAGCGATTAAACCTGTAGCATTGCGTATGGTTTATGAAGTGCGTAAAGCAGTTGATATTCCAATTATTGCGATGGGCGGCGTGCAAAATGCACAGGATGTCATTGACTATATTTCAGTAGGTGCCAATGCAGTGGCAGTCGGCACAGCGAATTTCCAAAATCCAATGGTATGCAAAGAAATCATTGATGAATTACCCGCTTTATTAGACAAACTTGGTGTCAACCATATTAACGAATTGTACAGAAGAACTCATGAGGTGACGAAATAA
- a CDS encoding dihydroorotate dehydrogenase electron transfer subunit, whose translation MEENIIVSNQEIADRIFEIKVKGPVTRKMKQPGQFVHIKVGEGSLHMLRRPISICHIEPEIDTFTMLYRAEGAGTQRLSEMKADDTIDIIAPLGNGFPIEKAERKALLVGGGIGVPPLYELSKQLNRLGIETVHVLGFRSKKDVFYAEQFEQLGETHIVTEDGSMGAKGFVTNVISDLPVDYDIYYTCGPKPMLKAIKEHEKLADVEGFLSLEERMGCGIGACYACVCHTPESDTSYVKVCTDGPVFEKGAVIL comes from the coding sequence GTGGAAGAAAATATTATCGTATCCAATCAGGAAATTGCGGACCGCATTTTCGAAATAAAAGTAAAAGGCCCGGTAACACGGAAAATGAAACAGCCTGGTCAATTTGTGCATATTAAAGTGGGAGAAGGTTCACTGCACATGCTGCGTCGACCTATTTCTATTTGCCATATCGAACCAGAAATCGATACCTTTACGATGTTATACCGTGCAGAAGGCGCTGGTACACAACGCTTATCTGAAATGAAAGCGGACGATACGATCGATATCATTGCACCTTTAGGAAACGGCTTCCCAATTGAAAAAGCAGAACGTAAAGCTTTATTAGTCGGCGGCGGTATTGGTGTTCCTCCATTATACGAATTATCCAAACAATTAAATCGACTTGGTATTGAAACTGTACACGTGCTTGGATTCAGAAGTAAAAAAGATGTGTTTTATGCAGAGCAATTTGAACAATTAGGAGAAACACATATTGTGACTGAAGATGGCTCAATGGGTGCCAAAGGATTTGTGACGAATGTGATTTCGGATCTGCCTGTAGATTATGACATTTACTATACGTGCGGACCTAAACCAATGTTAAAAGCGATTAAAGAACATGAGAAACTTGCTGATGTTGAAGGTTTCTTATCACTTGAAGAACGCATGGGCTGCGGTATTGGAGCATGTTATGCTTGTGTCTGCCATACACCAGAATCTGATACAAGTTATGTTAAAGTCTGTACGGATGGACCGGTATTTGAGAAAGGAGCAGTCATCTTATGA
- a CDS encoding polysaccharide biosynthesis tyrosine autokinase gives MKNKRLKNHTPLIAHTNPKTAISEKFRSLRTNILFSNPDRPIHTIVVTAEKPGAGKSTVAANLAIVYAQAGYKTLIIDGDMRKPSLHYLFNRDNQVGLSSAIIKSVEATDAVQSTEVEWLDILTSGPTPPNPSELIGSKNFKEVYKTLLLHYNFIVIDTPPVNSVTDAQLLAEYGHNVILVIDAEDNNRDEVKKGKELIEKTGAKIVGVVMNKVSEKESPSYYYYGDDKND, from the coding sequence ATGAAGAATAAACGACTTAAGAATCATACACCATTAATTGCTCATACGAATCCTAAAACAGCTATCAGTGAAAAATTCAGAAGTCTTCGCACCAATATATTATTTTCAAACCCGGATAGACCCATCCATACTATTGTAGTGACGGCGGAGAAGCCGGGAGCAGGAAAAAGTACAGTAGCAGCAAATTTAGCGATTGTCTATGCGCAAGCAGGATATAAAACACTGATTATTGACGGAGATATGCGTAAGCCTTCCTTACATTATTTGTTTAATAGAGATAACCAAGTCGGTCTATCTTCGGCTATTATTAAGAGCGTTGAAGCGACAGATGCAGTACAAAGCACGGAAGTTGAATGGCTGGATATTTTAACATCTGGACCTACGCCGCCAAACCCTTCGGAATTAATCGGCTCAAAAAATTTCAAAGAAGTATATAAAACATTATTGCTGCACTATAATTTCATAGTCATTGATACACCGCCTGTTAATAGTGTCACAGATGCACAACTACTGGCAGAATATGGTCATAACGTCATACTCGTCATAGATGCAGAAGATAACAATAGAGATGAAGTTAAAAAGGGTAAGGAATTAATTGAAAAAACAGGTGCAAAAATCGTAGGAGTAGTAATGAATAAGGTCTCGGAAAAAGAGAGTCCAAGTTATTACTATTATGGAGATGATAAAAATGATTGA
- a CDS encoding nucleoside-diphosphate sugar epimerase/dehydratase: protein MFENKILLITGGTGSFGNAVMKRFLDSEIKEIRIFSRDEKKQDDIRKRYHNSKLKFYIGDVRERESVDNAMRGVDYVFHAAALKQVPSCEFFPIEAVKTNVLGTNNVLESAIHAGVKKVICLSTDKAAYPINAMGISKAMMEKVFVAKSRNIEDTDTVICGTRYGNVMASRGSVIPLFIEKIKNKEPLTVTDPSMTRFLMSLEEAVELVIHAFKNAENGDIMVQKSPASTVGDLAQALLELFEADNKIKIIGTRHGEKRAETLLTREEYAHADDLGNYYRVPADSRDLNYSNYVEEGSPKITEAYEYNSDNTRILNVEEIKEKLLTLDYVRRELAEINNTSR, encoded by the coding sequence ATGTTTGAAAATAAAATATTACTCATCACAGGAGGAACGGGTTCTTTTGGTAATGCTGTCATGAAACGATTTCTTGATAGCGAGATTAAAGAAATACGAATTTTCTCTAGAGATGAAAAGAAACAAGATGATATCAGAAAAAGATATCATAATTCTAAACTGAAATTTTATATTGGTGATGTTCGCGAAAGAGAAAGTGTAGATAATGCAATGCGCGGAGTAGATTATGTCTTCCATGCAGCGGCGTTGAAACAAGTTCCGTCGTGTGAATTTTTCCCAATAGAAGCAGTTAAAACTAATGTGCTTGGTACTAATAATGTGTTAGAGTCTGCCATCCATGCAGGTGTGAAAAAGGTAATTTGTTTATCGACTGATAAAGCAGCATATCCCATCAACGCCATGGGAATTTCTAAAGCCATGATGGAAAAGGTGTTTGTGGCGAAATCTAGAAATATTGAAGATACAGATACAGTCATCTGCGGAACACGTTACGGGAATGTGATGGCTTCTCGTGGTTCAGTTATTCCATTATTTATAGAAAAAATTAAAAATAAAGAACCTTTAACAGTAACAGACCCTTCCATGACTAGATTTTTAATGAGTTTGGAAGAAGCAGTAGAATTAGTCATACATGCATTTAAAAATGCAGAAAATGGCGATATTATGGTTCAAAAATCACCCGCTTCTACGGTAGGTGACTTAGCGCAAGCCTTGCTGGAATTATTTGAAGCGGATAATAAAATAAAAATCATTGGAACACGTCATGGAGAAAAAAGAGCAGAAACACTATTAACTAGAGAAGAATATGCGCACGCTGATGATTTAGGTAATTATTATCGTGTACCAGCTGATTCTAGAGATTTGAATTATAGTAATTATGTAGAAGAAGGCAGTCCGAAAATAACGGAAGCCTACGAATATAACTCTGACAATACACGAATATTGAATGTCGAAGAGATTAAAGAGAAATTATTAACCTTAGATTATGTACGCAGAGAATTAGCAGAAATAAATAATACATCAAGATAG
- the carB gene encoding carbamoyl-phosphate synthase large subunit yields MPKNNEIKTILVIGSGPIIIGQAAEFDYAGTQACLALKEEGYKVILVNSNPATIMTDKEIADKVYIEPLTHDFIARIIRKEQPDALLPTLGGQTGLNMAIQLYDSGVLEANNVQLLGTKLSSIQQAEDRELFRSLMNELDVPVPESDIVNTVEQAFAFKEQVGYPLIVRPAFTMGGTGGGICHNDAELKEVVTNGLHYSPATQCLIEKSIAGFKEIEYEVMRDKNDNAIVVCNMENIDPVGIHTGDSIVVAPSQTLTDVEYQMLRDVSLKVIRALGIEGGCNVQLALDPYSMNYYIIEVNPRVSRSSALASKATGYPIAKLAAKIAVGLTLDEMLNPVTGTSYAAFEPALDYVISKIPRFPFDKFEKGERVLGTQMKATGEVMAIGRTYEESLLKAIRSLEYGVHHLGLPNGESYELDYIKERILQQDDERLFFIGEAIRRGTTLEEIHEMTQIDYFFLNKFQHIIDIEHELKEHKGDIEYLKYAKDYGFSDKVIAHRFDMTEDEVTELRKAHDIHPVYKMVDTCAAEFESSTPYYYGTYERDNESVVTEKEKVIVLGSGPIRIGQGVEFDYATVHAVWAIQNAGYEAIIVNNNPETVSTDFSISDKLYFEPLTVEDVMNIIDLEQPKGVVVQFGGQTAINLAEKLAEKGVRILGTSLENLNRAEDRKEFEALLNNIHVPQPKGKTATSPAEALENAREIGYPVVVRPSYVLGGRAMEIVYNDAELENYMREAVKASPEHPVLVDRYLTGKEIEVDAISDGETVIIPGIMEHIERAGVHSGDSIAVYPPQTLTPEDINTLEDYTTKLAKGLDIIGLINIQFVLAHDGVYVLEVNPRSSRTVPFLSKITHIPMAQLAMRAILDEKLSDLGYQPGLQPYTEGVFVKAPVFSFNKLKNVDITLGPEMKSTGEVMGKDLTLEKALFKGLTASGVEVKDHGTVLITVSDKDKDEMVKVAKRLNEVGYKILATEGTAQKLSEHHIPVETVGKIGGEDDLLTRIQKGEVQIVINTMTKGKTIERDGFQIRRASVENGVPCLTSLDTANALTSVIESMTFTMKQM; encoded by the coding sequence ATGCCTAAGAATAATGAGATTAAAACAATTTTAGTAATTGGCTCTGGTCCGATTATTATCGGACAAGCAGCCGAATTTGATTATGCTGGAACGCAAGCTTGTCTTGCTTTGAAAGAAGAAGGTTACAAAGTAATTCTGGTCAACTCTAATCCAGCTACGATTATGACGGATAAAGAGATTGCTGATAAAGTGTATATCGAACCTTTAACACATGATTTTATTGCACGTATTATTCGTAAAGAACAACCTGATGCATTACTACCGACTTTAGGCGGACAAACAGGTTTGAATATGGCGATTCAATTGTATGATAGCGGCGTGTTAGAAGCCAATAATGTGCAATTATTAGGAACAAAGTTAAGTTCTATTCAACAAGCTGAAGACCGTGAATTGTTCCGCAGTTTGATGAATGAGTTAGATGTTCCGGTACCAGAAAGTGATATCGTCAACACTGTCGAGCAAGCCTTTGCATTTAAAGAACAAGTGGGTTATCCACTCATCGTGCGTCCTGCTTTTACAATGGGCGGTACTGGCGGTGGTATTTGTCACAATGATGCAGAATTGAAAGAAGTCGTGACAAATGGCTTGCATTATAGTCCGGCTACACAATGTTTAATTGAAAAATCAATTGCAGGATTTAAAGAAATTGAATACGAAGTCATGCGCGATAAAAATGATAATGCCATTGTAGTATGTAATATGGAAAATATCGACCCAGTCGGTATTCATACAGGTGACTCCATTGTAGTAGCACCGAGTCAAACACTGACAGATGTGGAATACCAAATGTTGCGCGATGTATCGTTGAAAGTGATACGTGCTTTAGGCATCGAAGGGGGATGCAACGTACAACTTGCATTAGATCCCTATTCCATGAATTACTACATTATTGAAGTGAACCCGCGTGTTTCACGTTCATCCGCGCTTGCCTCTAAAGCTACAGGTTATCCAATTGCGAAACTCGCAGCGAAAATTGCTGTCGGTTTAACTTTAGATGAAATGTTGAATCCAGTTACGGGGACTTCCTATGCCGCATTTGAACCGGCTTTAGATTACGTGATTTCTAAAATCCCACGTTTCCCATTTGATAAGTTTGAAAAAGGAGAGCGTGTACTCGGCACTCAAATGAAAGCTACTGGCGAAGTAATGGCTATCGGCAGAACTTACGAAGAATCATTATTAAAAGCGATTCGTTCATTAGAATATGGCGTACATCATTTAGGTTTACCAAACGGTGAAAGTTACGAATTAGACTACATAAAAGAACGTATCTTACAACAAGATGACGAACGTCTCTTCTTTATCGGAGAAGCGATTCGTCGCGGTACTACATTAGAAGAAATACATGAAATGACGCAAATCGATTATTTCTTCTTAAATAAATTCCAACATATTATTGATATCGAACACGAATTAAAAGAACATAAAGGCGACATCGAATATTTAAAATATGCTAAAGATTACGGTTTCAGTGATAAAGTCATTGCACATCGATTCGATATGACAGAAGATGAAGTGACTGAACTGCGTAAAGCTCACGACATTCATCCGGTGTATAAAATGGTCGATACGTGTGCAGCCGAATTTGAATCTTCAACACCTTATTATTACGGCACTTATGAGAGAGATAATGAATCAGTAGTAACCGAGAAAGAGAAAGTCATTGTATTAGGATCAGGCCCAATCCGTATCGGTCAAGGGGTTGAATTCGATTACGCAACTGTACATGCAGTATGGGCGATTCAAAATGCAGGATACGAAGCGATTATAGTCAATAACAACCCAGAAACGGTGTCCACTGACTTCTCTATCTCTGATAAATTATACTTCGAACCTTTAACAGTAGAAGATGTAATGAATATTATTGATTTAGAACAACCTAAAGGTGTAGTCGTGCAATTTGGTGGACAAACTGCGATCAACCTGGCGGAAAAGTTAGCTGAGAAAGGCGTGCGTATTTTAGGAACTTCTTTAGAAAACTTGAATCGTGCTGAAGACAGAAAAGAGTTTGAAGCATTACTCAATAATATACATGTACCGCAACCTAAAGGTAAAACAGCAACCTCTCCAGCAGAAGCATTAGAAAATGCACGCGAAATAGGTTATCCGGTAGTTGTACGTCCTTCATATGTGCTTGGCGGACGCGCAATGGAAATTGTGTACAATGATGCGGAACTTGAGAATTATATGAGAGAAGCGGTAAAAGCAAGTCCAGAACATCCGGTATTAGTCGACCGTTACTTGACGGGTAAAGAAATTGAAGTCGATGCTATCAGTGATGGCGAAACGGTGATTATTCCAGGAATTATGGAACATATTGAAAGAGCGGGTGTACACTCAGGCGACTCCATTGCAGTGTATCCGCCGCAAACACTCACACCAGAAGATATCAACACTTTAGAAGATTACACAACGAAATTAGCAAAAGGTTTAGACATCATCGGCTTAATCAATATTCAATTCGTACTTGCACATGATGGGGTGTACGTACTAGAAGTGAATCCTCGTTCAAGCCGTACAGTACCATTCCTAAGTAAAATCACTCATATCCCGATGGCTCAGTTGGCAATGCGCGCTATCTTAGATGAAAAGTTAAGTGACTTAGGATATCAACCTGGACTTCAACCTTATACAGAAGGTGTCTTTGTGAAAGCACCGGTATTCAGTTTCAATAAATTAAAAAATGTAGACATTACTTTAGGACCTGAAATGAAATCTACAGGTGAAGTAATGGGTAAAGATTTAACGTTAGAAAAGGCGTTATTCAAAGGGTTGACTGCAAGTGGTGTAGAAGTTAAAGATCACGGAACAGTCTTAATAACAGTAAGCGATAAAGATAAAGACGAAATGGTTAAAGTAGCGAAACGTTTAAACGAAGTCGGCTATAAGATTTTAGCGACAGAAGGAACAGCTCAGAAACTTTCTGAACATCACATTCCAGTTGAAACAGTCGGTAAAATCGGTGGGGAAGACGACTTGTTGACACGTATCCAAAAAGGCGAAGTACAGATTGTCATTAATACGATGACAAAAGGGAAAACAATTGAAAGAGATGGATTCCAAATCCGTCGTGCTTCAGTTGAAAATGGTGTCCCTTGCTTAACTTCATTAGATACAGCCAATGCACTTACCAGTGTCATTGAAAGCATGACGTTTACAATGAAACAAATGTAA
- a CDS encoding VOC family protein — MHIPKVTTFLMFDNQAEEAIELYTSLFEDSEVISMVKYDEFGSGEVGAVQHSIFRLKDQILMAIDNTNGTEIPMNPSISLFVTVDNAMEMERLYSGLKKGGAILMAKTELGPYREFAWIQDRFGVNFQLALMD; from the coding sequence GTGCACATTCCAAAAGTTACGACTTTTTTAATGTTCGACAATCAAGCGGAAGAAGCAATTGAATTATACACATCGCTCTTTGAAGATAGCGAAGTGATTTCTATGGTGAAATACGATGAATTCGGAAGCGGTGAAGTGGGTGCTGTACAACATTCGATTTTCCGATTAAAAGACCAAATTCTAATGGCAATTGATAATACTAACGGAACAGAAATTCCGATGAATCCATCTATTTCGTTATTTGTGACAGTAGATAATGCAATGGAAATGGAACGTTTATATAGCGGCTTGAAGAAAGGCGGCGCAATCTTGATGGCCAAGACTGAATTAGGGCCTTATCGCGAATTTGCTTGGATTCAAGATCGTTTTGGAGTGAATTTCCAACTTGCTTTAATGGATTAA
- a CDS encoding YveK family protein, giving the protein MDKTLDLSIIFAALKKNLKLIIGLPILFLIISTLITMFLITPKYTSSTQVIVTQKKVEQQFQAQQTQSDLQLINTYAEVIKSPRVLDTVSESLTHHYSGKELAKMISVSNKSESKVLNISVTSTHANTSKTIANTTAKVFRKEIKKIMDVDNVSVLSKAEKGEKTSPNLLINSAISFILGLALAIVFAFIRGITDKRIKDEKDVEEYLELPVIGTINRF; this is encoded by the coding sequence ATGGATAAAACATTAGATCTAAGTATTATATTTGCTGCTTTAAAGAAAAATTTAAAATTGATTATTGGTCTGCCTATATTATTTTTGATTATTAGTACCTTAATAACTATGTTTCTTATAACGCCTAAATATACCTCATCTACCCAGGTTATCGTGACGCAAAAGAAAGTAGAACAGCAATTTCAAGCACAACAAACACAATCTGATTTGCAATTAATAAATACTTATGCTGAAGTGATTAAGAGTCCAAGAGTATTAGACACAGTTTCTGAAAGTTTAACACATCATTATTCAGGAAAAGAACTTGCCAAAATGATTTCTGTCAGTAATAAGTCAGAATCCAAAGTGTTGAATATCAGCGTGACTTCAACGCATGCTAATACTTCAAAAACGATTGCCAACACCACTGCTAAAGTGTTTCGAAAAGAAATCAAGAAAATCATGGATGTAGACAATGTTTCAGTATTGTCAAAAGCTGAAAAAGGAGAAAAAACCTCTCCGAATTTGTTAATTAACAGTGCTATAAGTTTCATCCTAGGTTTGGCTTTAGCCATAGTCTTTGCTTTTATTAGAGGAATTACTGATAAAAGAATTAAAGATGAAAAAGATGTAGAAGAATATTTAGAATTACCGGTTATTGGAACTATCAATAGATTTTAG